In Octopus bimaculoides isolate UCB-OBI-ISO-001 chromosome 5, ASM119413v2, whole genome shotgun sequence, a genomic segment contains:
- the LOC106876217 gene encoding uncharacterized protein LOC106876217 — MEAGLHCCYSNSHQRYGTLMDSPPPPYYGGCGDGGSSSSGSEDFSFEGTMFSVLGSGRKYIPCPHCRLEVGAFETLLLKSDGLRKGNNRCESIFLVNVLERYNVIGNGDSLDGRPPLYTIPNSSHFGAEYCRHCNEANSVSNKPPSCDSTRAETSSPASSDVEQLSTSLEDNSLLTNRYSEKSDQPSDNKSFEGNDSFFQSNHTGKNVKYKHRTSNGYCQRKSAKILDETTENHRNNTNNHICYSQSRYIPNHVCHSPEYSNPWLCKSYHKVKHANNNTRFNSNVSCHRNSFARYQDESLLGEGVGELLQNKMDSKFEEVLKCGEDELYSRERLEEEIESLKATIANLIEETLKYWVPSYGSKRKLSSTEHRISYSKADTPPPMKLNCKKNDSSQISLTETISLQNSSTPIQTNSHSKESRVHPLNSTDTKTYCPHLQKINLKNDRRSQQYQYQDHQEIPSPTEDEQTVQTPGNDSGFFSPSPRILQSPSAWQQRKHESDSKSFRYNSHNISSEYGFKYPKPETDKSDDSDQYETELNPRNRKRTKVGNIHQSYSTETRNTSSKVKVNDDDYDQSDQVISPRENNNSKIKSPKKGKFRRSTDQNENQKSDPDLQSYAHERKFRQMNGDISPARSVSLKKTSNSLEEVEKPVIEHQNRSQINASPISSRVAPMSPESEMTEWEIDIKEQLSTADNLNTSLSETSEATDISNTDDSYGTLSSVAKRFDFDIYSDQATSSVDLDEGNSTKEWQANTDRYVTSEISSSPLPERPTRDKATLVSNKAGKILKGALKLDNDSKSKRNRHVEIKEESSAENSQVQIGMAPKESPPKLPSIETVKRNKKRDTSVGTFVEGELDYLHTTHKKGTLYAGGPFQADQHFRSWLADIKCNDNGQYIVSDWSNCCVQMFSTVGLPGDRVTFKSGPWSLALMDANVVACTIPNARQLAFLSHGARLVVVGLVSTEQCYWGIAVTRDQNLVCSCILGIDLLSNTGQPLRTLQYNKVGLDFFIFPQYITIGDNDVIYVSDSCGTYLLGIPKEGEINFEFRPIQSNKFITPRDIEYSPDGYIYIADTETNKIYRLTKDGKLDCELFTAKDGIKGPLAITLRQNTIIMTQKDSSILVLPL, encoded by the coding sequence ATGGAGGCTGGTCTGCACTGTTGTTATAGTAATTCACACCAAAGATATGGGACTTTAATGGACTCTCCACCACCACCTTACTATGGCGGATGTGGTgatggcggcagcagcagcagcggtagcgaGGATTTTTCCTTCGAAGGCACCATGTTTTCTGTTTTGGGATCCGGTAGAAAATATATACCTTGTCCTCATTGTAGACTTGAAGTGGGCGCCTTTGAAACTTTGCTTCTAAAATCCGATGGATTAAGAAAAGGAAACAATCGCTGTGAGAGTATCTTCTTGGTGAACGTGTTAGAGAGATACAATGTTATTGGAAATGGTGATAGTCTCGATGGACGGCCACCACTTTATACCATTCCTAACTCGTCCCATTTCGGAGCTGAGTATTGCCGGCACTGTAACGAAGCGAACTCCGTTTCCAATAAACCACCATCTTGTGACAGTACTCGCGCCGAAACCTCCTCACCAGCTTCATCAGATGTTGAACAATTGTCCACCTCACTGGAAGACAATTCATTGCTAACAAATAGATACAGTGAAAAGAGTGACCAACCAAGCGACAACAAGAGCTTTGAAGGTAATGACAGTTTTTTTCAATCTAATCACACAGGAAAAAACgttaaatataaacacagaacATCAAATGGATATTGTcaaaggaaatcagcaaaaattCTGGATGAAACTACAGAAAACCACCGAAACAATACCAACAATCACATATGCTATAGTCAATCTCGGTATATTCCGAACCACGTATGCCACTCACCGGAATATTCGAATCCTTGGTTATGTAAATCTTACCATAAAGTGAAACATGCCAATAATAATACACGATTTAATTCTAATGTTTCTTGTCATCGGAATTCTTTTGCAAGATACCAAGATGAATCGCTCCTCGGCGAAGGTGTTGGAGAATTGCTCCAGAATAAAATGGACTCCAAGTTTGAGGAAGTGCTTAAATGCGGAGAAGATGAATTGTATTCTAGAGAACGTTTGGAAGAAGAGATCGAATCTTTAAAAGCTACCATAGCAAATTTAATTGAAGAAACTCTAAAATATTGGGTTCCAAGTTATGGATCCAAAAGAAAATTATCGAGCACAGAGCACAGAATTTCATACAGCAAAGCTGATACACCACCTCCTATGAAACTAAACTGTAAAAAAAACGACTCGAGCCAAATTTCCTTAACAGAAACTATATCACTTCAAAATTCATCAACACCTATTCAGACAAACAGTCATTCTAAGGAATCTAGAGTGCATCCTTTAAATTCAACTGACACTAAAACATATTGCCCACATCTGcaaaaaataaacttgaaaaATGATCGTCGCAGCCAACAGTACCAGTATCAAGACCACCAAGAAATACCAAGTCCGACAGAGGATGAGCAAACAGTTCAAACCCCAGGAAATGACAGTGGATTCTTCAGTCCTAGCCCAAGAATTCTCCAAAGTCCTAGTGCCTGGCAGCAACGAAAACATGAGTCAGATTCAAAGTCTTTTCGATACAACTCTCATAACATCAGTTCCGAGTATGGATTTAAATATCCGAAACCTGAAACCGACAAGTCAGATGATAGTGACCAATATGAAACCGAATTGAACCCTAGAAACAGAAAACGAACAAAAGTGGGAAATATACACCAAAGTTATTCTACAGAAACCCGCAACACCAGTTCAAAAGTAAAGGTtaacgacgatgattatgaccAGAGTGATCAAGTCATATCCccgagagaaaataataattcaaaaatcAAATCTCCAAAGAAAGGGAAATTTCGTCGATCAACTGACcagaatgaaaatcagaaatctGATCCCGATTTGCAGTCCTATGCCCATGAAAGGAAATTTCGGCAAATGAATGGGGACATCAGCCCTGCAAGAAGTGTGTCATTGAAGAAAACTTCAAATTCTCTTGAAGAAGTAGAGAAACCCGTCATTGAACACCAAAACAGATCCCAAATCAATGCTTCTCCAATATCAAGCCGAGTTGCTCCAATGAGTCCTGAATCTGAAATGACAGAATGGGAAATTGATATTAAGGAACAGTTATCAACTGCAGATAATCTCAATACGTCTTTAAGTGAAACCAGTGAAGCTACGGATATATCCAATACAGATGATTCATATGGCACACTTAGCTCTGTAGCCAAGAGATTTGACTTTGACATCTATTCCGACCAGGCAACATCATCAGTGGATTTAGACGAAGGTAATAGCACGAAGGAATGGCAGGCAAATACAGATCGCTATGTGACGTCAGAAATATCATCATCTCCACTTCCAGAACGCCCTACACGAGATAAAGCAACCCTTGTATCAAATAAAGCCGGGAAAATATTAAAAGGTGCTTTAAAATTGGACAATGATTCTAAAAGCAAGCGTAATCGACATGTGGAAATCAAAGAAGAAAGTTCAGCGGAAAATAGTCAAGTTCAAATAGGGATGGCACCAAAAGAATCTCCACCCAAATTACCATCGATTGAGACAGTTAAAAGGAATAAGAAACGTGATACGAGTGTTGGCACCTTTGTTGAAGGCGAGTTGGATTATTTACATACCACCCATAAAAAAGGAACACTTTATGCTGGAGGTCCTTTCCAAGCTGACCAACATTTCCGTAGCTGGCTTGCAGACATAAAATGCAATGATAATGGACAATATATCGTTAGCGACTGGAGCAATTGCTGTGTTCAAATGTTCTCGACCGTTGGCCTTCCTGGCGATCGAGTAACATTTAAATCTGGCCCATGGAGTTTGGCTTTGATGGATGCAAATGTGGTGGCTTGCACTATCCCCAATGCTAGGCAACTAGCATTTTTGTCTCATGGCGCTCGACTTGTCGTTGTCGGTTTAGTCTCAACCGAACAGTGTTACTGGGGTATTGCTGTGACACGGGATCAAAACCTGGTCTGTTCGTGCATTCTAGGCATAGATCTTCTCTCGAATACAGGACAACCTTTGCGCACTCTCCAATACAACAAAGTGGGACTCGATTTTTTCATCTTCCCACAGTACATTACAATCGGTGACAACGATGTGATTTACGTATCCGACAGTTGTGGCACATACCTACTTGGTATACCCAAAGAAGGCGAAATTAACTTCGAATTTAGACCGATTCAAAGTAATAAATTCATAACACCGCGTGATATAGAATATAGCCcagatggatacatatacattgctgatactgaaacaaataaaatatatcgaCTAACTAAAGATGGTAAACTTGATTGTGAATTATTCACTGCCAAGGATGGAATCAAAGGTCCACTGGCTATAACACTTCGACAAAACACAATTATTATGACACAGAAAGATTCCAGCATATTGGTTCTTCCTCTTTAA